One stretch of Candidatus Baltobacteraceae bacterium DNA includes these proteins:
- a CDS encoding aspartyl protease family protein, producing the protein MKTLRFFLACLLLCPVMPVTAQETMDETTLRQHMIMAEGKPPDSYFEEDRTTSTIGDVAQVEFHRGIDYRVIFNDRLFHDEVGRFEGHIWDQDANGLTTIHDLPAGNERPMPTKVTVTRVTQPLNAWKETQLNPVGFGRIRYVDPVNFHVVRLESLTRYGTITSDYDDFRTVNGFTQPYHWKTDNQVSKTQSEGNVVAFDVRPVTDGDLAIPPSRPFVSFPSDRASVELPTTFLYDTIIVRVMVGDRGLDLALDSGASGIAIDGQVVKELGLRTSPSHSAVTAGRYETRQAIIPEMRVGDLTMHNVAVNTIPFAFDYGPYTNQRTTAVGLLGYDFLRSVGLTIDYAHRHVTAFPAGSYQPPVMTPDSDILPIRLGDHVPEISATINGASAEHVVVDTGGGTSLILFDYFTARYPEAISPKVTTFLGNMPGPMSGIGGPFESKPVRLMRVGIGKYNIPNAVAFQVVSLRRFQFNLDALVGYEFLKHFTVGFDYAAGKMYLVRNEGE; encoded by the coding sequence GTGAAAACGCTGCGATTTTTCCTCGCCTGTCTTTTGCTATGTCCGGTGATGCCCGTCACCGCGCAAGAGACGATGGATGAAACGACCCTCCGCCAGCACATGATCATGGCCGAGGGTAAACCGCCCGATTCGTATTTTGAAGAAGACCGAACGACGTCCACGATTGGAGACGTAGCGCAGGTTGAGTTTCACCGCGGCATCGACTACCGCGTGATCTTCAATGACCGGCTCTTCCACGATGAAGTCGGACGATTCGAAGGGCACATTTGGGATCAAGATGCGAACGGCCTGACGACTATTCACGACCTGCCGGCCGGCAACGAGCGTCCGATGCCCACCAAGGTCACGGTTACGCGCGTAACCCAGCCACTCAACGCGTGGAAAGAAACCCAGCTGAATCCGGTGGGATTCGGTCGCATACGTTACGTCGATCCCGTGAACTTCCATGTCGTGCGTCTCGAATCGCTGACGCGCTACGGAACGATTACGAGTGACTACGACGACTTTCGAACGGTGAACGGATTTACACAGCCATATCACTGGAAGACGGACAACCAGGTAAGTAAGACACAAAGCGAAGGCAACGTCGTCGCGTTTGATGTTCGTCCCGTCACTGACGGAGATCTCGCGATACCACCGAGCAGACCGTTTGTTTCCTTCCCGTCGGATCGCGCGTCGGTAGAGCTGCCGACGACATTTCTTTATGACACGATCATCGTCCGGGTAATGGTCGGCGACCGCGGACTCGACCTTGCTCTCGACAGCGGCGCTAGTGGTATTGCCATCGATGGCCAGGTGGTGAAAGAGCTCGGCCTAAGAACCTCGCCAAGCCACTCAGCCGTCACCGCCGGTAGGTACGAAACTCGACAGGCAATTATTCCCGAGATGCGTGTCGGTGACCTGACGATGCACAATGTGGCCGTGAACACGATCCCTTTTGCGTTCGATTATGGTCCGTACACTAACCAAAGAACTACAGCAGTCGGGCTTCTCGGCTATGATTTCCTTCGAAGCGTGGGACTGACGATCGACTACGCCCACCGGCACGTTACGGCATTTCCAGCGGGGAGCTACCAGCCACCGGTCATGACGCCGGATTCGGACATCTTGCCGATCCGTCTAGGCGATCACGTTCCGGAGATCTCGGCGACGATCAACGGCGCATCCGCCGAGCACGTTGTCGTCGACACCGGCGGAGGAACTAGCCTGATCCTTTTCGATTATTTCACCGCGCGATATCCGGAAGCAATCTCCCCGAAGGTCACGACGTTCTTAGGCAACATGCCTGGGCCGATGTCGGGCATCGGTGGACCTTTCGAGAGCAAACCTGTCAGGCTTATGCGAGTCGGTATCGGCAAGTATAACATTCCGAATGCTGTCGCATTTCAAGTCGTATCGTTGCGACGATTCCAGTTCAACCTCGATGCTCTCGTTGGATATGAGTTCCTGAAGCATTTCACGGTCGGATTCGACTACGCCGCCGGAAAGATGTATTTGGTTCGCAACGAAGGCGAGTAG
- a CDS encoding retropepsin-like aspartic protease: MAPSSRVAKFLLLCMTLSMMNPVAAQQMDAASLQQRMIEAQGKPPDQYREEIITSSSLEGTYLRREYHRGLDYRIVYGTGAYQHQAGRVEGREWDQDANGITTVHDSTPSQERVEPRRVTVTRVNQPVSAWRITDQDVHGYGTIRYLDPSNYHLVRVENLTPTGTITTVYDEFRADGGYTTAHHMVTDDATTGAHIDANVITFTSTTISDADLAMPPSRKFIEFPAGSGAVTLPTDTNPPHVTVRVTIGDRTFNFLLDTSSQGITLDANVARQIGLINTTQTLLANARRTGVQATIPEMRVGALRMHNVVVSLGPVSADQQIASQAVGALGYDFFRSATVTFDHSKRRVTAVPSDQFVAPVMTPDSDILRVRVIDHQPTVSAKINGAPAERIVLDTGAGADMILFGYFVRRYPEIFTSKLANPQDPTLYGGAKEPDAKGYRMQEVDIGRYNFKPFDVITIDQLKNYSPETDGLMGPGMLDHFAASLDLLGGKLYLLYTG; the protein is encoded by the coding sequence ATGGCACCGTCATCAAGAGTCGCGAAATTTCTATTGCTCTGCATGACGTTGTCGATGATGAACCCGGTCGCTGCTCAACAGATGGATGCGGCATCGCTTCAGCAGCGGATGATCGAAGCGCAGGGGAAACCCCCCGATCAGTATCGCGAAGAGATCATAACGAGCTCGTCGCTCGAGGGCACCTATCTGCGCCGCGAGTATCATCGCGGGCTTGACTATCGTATCGTCTACGGTACGGGCGCGTATCAGCACCAAGCCGGCCGTGTCGAAGGGCGCGAATGGGATCAAGACGCGAACGGCATCACGACGGTTCACGATTCGACACCGAGCCAAGAGCGTGTCGAGCCGCGACGAGTAACGGTCACGCGCGTCAACCAACCCGTTTCCGCATGGCGTATTACGGATCAGGACGTGCACGGTTATGGAACGATCCGATATCTTGACCCCAGCAACTATCATCTCGTGCGGGTCGAGAACCTAACGCCAACCGGAACGATCACGACGGTCTACGATGAGTTTCGCGCGGACGGCGGCTATACGACCGCCCATCACATGGTGACCGACGACGCGACAACCGGCGCGCACATCGACGCGAACGTGATCACGTTTACGTCGACCACGATCAGCGACGCCGATCTCGCGATGCCGCCGAGCCGGAAATTCATCGAGTTTCCGGCGGGCAGCGGAGCGGTCACATTGCCCACGGATACCAATCCCCCGCATGTTACCGTGCGTGTGACGATCGGAGACCGAACTTTCAACTTCTTGCTCGATACGTCGTCGCAGGGAATAACGCTCGATGCCAACGTTGCGCGCCAAATCGGTCTGATCAACACAACGCAAACGCTGCTTGCGAATGCACGGCGCACCGGCGTCCAGGCAACGATTCCTGAAATGCGCGTAGGCGCGCTGAGGATGCACAACGTCGTCGTTTCGCTCGGACCCGTAAGTGCGGATCAGCAGATCGCTTCACAAGCTGTTGGAGCGCTTGGGTACGATTTCTTTCGGAGTGCGACCGTCACGTTTGACCACTCGAAGAGGCGCGTGACCGCTGTCCCCTCGGATCAGTTCGTTGCTCCGGTGATGACTCCGGATTCAGATATTCTTCGCGTGCGCGTGATCGATCACCAACCGACAGTCTCCGCGAAGATCAACGGAGCTCCGGCTGAACGCATTGTGCTGGATACCGGCGCGGGAGCGGACATGATTCTCTTCGGATACTTCGTCCGGCGGTATCCGGAGATATTCACGAGCAAGCTCGCGAACCCGCAAGACCCGACGCTTTACGGCGGCGCAAAAGAGCCGGATGCAAAAGGCTATCGAATGCAAGAAGTCGACATTGGCCGTTACAATTTCAAGCCGTTCGACGTGATCACGATCGATCAATTGAAGAACTACTCGCCCGAAACCGACGGGTTGATGGGGCCGGGCATGCTAGATCACTTCGCTGCGAGCCTCGATCTGCTGGGCGGCAAGTTGTACCTCTTGTACACGGGCTAG
- a CDS encoding DUF5693 family protein gives MSRYRQALVAVLGLALLASLYVTAIRYSKERQSKHVEISMDWTDFDALARSYGYNEEQFLIELRRAGLTSIAIGEELGGTVGTITPNAAAFTGAALINQARVTPLANPTLAKLIRTGKIDPNFEYLVVFKDATYRRYIRDLPIRFGAPAIRILSRTNPYVIAIRTQSDFFNGMGLGIPEDQFALARKLHLLVDPRVQNDERYGAPQINALFDSFNRGAKLGTVIFMGLANEVVGYPNHLHDTADAFKRSQLPFGAIEWYDKAQDQRGTEALGTLLSGRVTRVQAISKTELDKLSPQTEIARYILGVRERNIRVVYLRPYAHLWEKRSIEATNVAIVRGIATGLRSRGFPLGRATPVPPFRINPIVVIAVSLAVPAVFLLMLEAFGIADMRLALALFALDVIVVALSFAGHHDMAVRKLDGLAAALLFPVAAAIAIAPVFRGDSRGNPYIAGARALAIAIGVALAGALVVIGLLSTPLTMEEIDRFFGVKTVLVVPPLAILVLYWTTPIFGGRLTNVRESLNSPVRIIQLAVLGILAVAGFFVIIRSGNQPDVTPSTLELLLRSKLTALLSVRPRFKEFVAGWPFLMLLSTLIPADRRAWGWFFALAVGVGLSDVLDTFSHLHTPLTVSFIRVILGAILGAIIGAVAIFVYRLFRKEGRSTIAA, from the coding sequence GTGAGTCGTTATCGCCAGGCCCTCGTCGCCGTGCTGGGTCTAGCGCTCCTCGCGAGCCTGTATGTGACGGCGATCCGCTATTCCAAAGAGCGGCAGAGCAAGCATGTCGAGATCAGCATGGATTGGACCGATTTCGATGCGCTCGCGCGCTCGTACGGATATAACGAAGAGCAGTTCCTAATAGAGCTGCGACGCGCCGGCCTCACGTCGATTGCGATCGGCGAGGAGCTGGGAGGCACGGTCGGGACCATCACGCCCAATGCCGCTGCTTTCACCGGCGCAGCTCTGATCAATCAAGCTCGTGTGACGCCGCTCGCAAACCCAACCCTTGCCAAGCTTATTCGCACGGGCAAAATCGACCCGAATTTTGAGTACCTCGTCGTCTTTAAGGACGCGACATACCGCCGCTATATACGTGATTTGCCGATTCGTTTTGGCGCGCCGGCTATTCGCATCTTGAGTCGTACGAATCCCTACGTCATCGCGATCCGCACGCAATCGGATTTCTTCAACGGCATGGGGCTCGGCATTCCGGAAGATCAATTTGCGCTGGCGCGCAAACTGCATCTTCTCGTCGATCCGCGCGTGCAGAACGACGAGCGTTACGGCGCGCCGCAAATCAACGCGCTCTTCGACTCGTTCAACCGTGGCGCAAAGCTCGGAACCGTCATTTTCATGGGACTCGCAAACGAAGTCGTCGGGTACCCCAATCACTTGCACGATACGGCCGACGCTTTTAAGCGTTCGCAGCTTCCATTCGGCGCGATCGAATGGTACGACAAAGCGCAGGATCAACGCGGAACGGAAGCCCTCGGCACGCTCCTCTCCGGGCGCGTGACGCGCGTGCAAGCGATCTCTAAGACCGAGCTCGACAAGTTAAGCCCGCAAACCGAGATCGCGCGATATATCCTCGGCGTGCGCGAGCGCAACATTCGCGTCGTCTACCTGCGTCCGTACGCGCATCTGTGGGAGAAGCGCTCGATCGAAGCGACCAACGTTGCGATCGTTCGCGGGATTGCGACGGGTTTGCGTTCACGCGGTTTCCCACTCGGGCGCGCGACGCCGGTGCCGCCATTCCGCATCAATCCGATCGTCGTAATCGCCGTCTCGCTCGCGGTACCCGCGGTCTTTCTCTTGATGCTCGAAGCATTCGGGATTGCCGACATGCGTTTGGCCCTTGCGCTCTTCGCACTCGACGTGATCGTCGTTGCCCTCAGCTTCGCGGGGCACCACGATATGGCGGTGCGCAAACTCGACGGGCTTGCTGCGGCACTGCTCTTCCCGGTTGCCGCGGCAATTGCGATTGCGCCGGTATTCCGTGGGGACAGTCGTGGGAATCCGTACATCGCGGGGGCGCGTGCGCTCGCGATCGCCATCGGAGTCGCACTTGCGGGAGCGCTCGTCGTCATTGGTTTGCTCAGCACACCCCTGACGATGGAGGAGATCGATCGCTTCTTCGGCGTGAAGACCGTGCTGGTCGTCCCGCCGCTTGCGATTCTCGTCCTGTACTGGACGACGCCGATCTTCGGCGGACGCCTTACGAACGTGCGCGAGTCGCTCAACTCGCCCGTGCGGATCATCCAGTTAGCCGTTCTGGGGATCCTCGCGGTCGCGGGTTTTTTCGTTATCATCCGCAGCGGCAATCAGCCCGACGTCACGCCGAGCACGCTCGAGCTGCTGCTTCGCTCGAAATTAACAGCGCTGCTTTCGGTGCGTCCCCGCTTCAAAGAGTTCGTCGCCGGTTGGCCGTTTTTGATGTTGCTGTCGACACTTATCCCAGCCGATCGTCGCGCGTGGGGTTGGTTTTTCGCACTGGCGGTTGGTGTCGGGCTGTCCGACGTGCTCGACACATTCTCGCATCTGCATACACCTTTGACTGTTTCGTTCATCCGCGTGATACTCGGCGCAATTCTCGGCGCGATCATCGGTGCGGTTGCGATCTTCGTCTATCGTTTATTTCGCAAGGAGGGCCGTAGTACAATAGCCGCGTGA
- a CDS encoding NADPH:quinone reductase: MFAAFYTKNGPAREVFQLGEVATPEPGPGEVRVRLRTSGVNPSDWKARGGSRPMVAPLVIPHSDGAGEIEKLGAGVDRPIGERVWIWNGQWKRAFGTAAEYIVVPSAQAPRLPDAATYDAGACLGIPVFTALAAIRLARVERGTNVLVVGGAGSVAHYAIQFAKMRGAHVITTVSGDVKAAHARAAGADEIVNYRSEDVGARIKALTGGKGVGAVIEMDLNNDAKLYPSILASHAAIAVYGMSSGESTIPSSWMMQNTTDLRLFLIYEIPQEDRVSGIAEINELLEGNRLIHTIARRMPLKEIAEAHEIVERGELIGNVVLET, translated from the coding sequence ATGTTTGCAGCCTTCTATACTAAGAACGGCCCAGCCCGTGAGGTCTTTCAGCTCGGCGAGGTCGCAACTCCCGAACCCGGACCCGGCGAAGTGCGCGTACGCCTCCGCACCTCGGGCGTCAATCCATCGGATTGGAAGGCGCGCGGCGGATCGCGCCCCATGGTGGCACCGCTCGTCATCCCGCACAGCGACGGCGCCGGCGAGATCGAGAAGCTTGGAGCCGGCGTCGATCGCCCAATCGGCGAGCGCGTCTGGATTTGGAACGGACAATGGAAGCGCGCCTTCGGCACAGCCGCGGAGTACATCGTCGTCCCGAGCGCGCAGGCTCCGCGACTTCCGGACGCCGCGACGTATGACGCCGGCGCATGTCTTGGAATTCCGGTGTTCACTGCGCTTGCGGCGATTCGGCTCGCGCGCGTCGAGCGCGGAACGAACGTGCTCGTCGTCGGCGGCGCGGGATCGGTCGCGCACTACGCGATTCAATTTGCCAAGATGCGAGGCGCGCATGTGATCACGACGGTTAGCGGCGATGTAAAAGCGGCGCATGCGCGCGCCGCCGGCGCGGATGAAATCGTGAACTACCGCAGCGAGGACGTCGGTGCACGCATCAAGGCGCTCACCGGCGGCAAAGGTGTTGGTGCCGTGATCGAAATGGACCTCAACAACGACGCAAAACTCTATCCGTCGATTCTTGCGTCACATGCTGCGATTGCCGTCTACGGAATGTCGAGCGGTGAAAGCACGATTCCCAGCAGCTGGATGATGCAGAACACGACCGATCTGCGGCTCTTTCTCATATATGAGATTCCTCAGGAGGATCGCGTCTCGGGGATTGCTGAGATTAACGAATTGCTGGAAGGCAATCGACTGATTCACACAATTGCGCGCCGCATGCCGCTCAAAGAAATCGCCGAAGCGCACGAAATCGTAGAACGCGGCGAACTAATCGGCAACGTGGTCTTAGAGACCTAG
- the csaB gene encoding polysaccharide pyruvyl transferase CsaB, which yields MLRLLLSGYYGFGNLGDEALLELTIRELRRRHPQLAIDVLSHEPEATSRRYGVESTPRADLGAVRAAIGRADLVLSGGGGLLQNATSTRSLLYYTGVIRAAIRAQKPAMIFAQSIGPLDAVGRFMVREMCRGLRRATVRDETSRALLERILPKVLVERTADPVWMLERSDADFDLEAEGLGADSDPLAIVCVRKIPAFERGVRAMAAAVDQLSARGAKVAFLPLGGPDDAEASTTVIRACSSAPVLLPAFELEKAAHVIGRAQAVIGMRLHAVIIAARLGVPFLAIPYDPKVSSLCAQLAWPLPPLWEPNKRGSGTDLDNVRALVDRLWDERESLRVQLASQLDKMRALAQRNFDVVDELLA from the coding sequence ATTCTGCGCCTGCTGCTCTCCGGTTATTATGGCTTCGGAAATCTCGGCGACGAGGCGCTGCTCGAGCTAACGATCCGCGAGCTGCGCCGCCGGCACCCCCAGCTCGCAATCGACGTACTCTCGCACGAGCCCGAAGCGACGAGCCGTCGCTACGGCGTCGAGTCGACCCCGCGAGCCGATCTTGGCGCAGTGCGCGCTGCGATCGGACGGGCCGACCTCGTGCTTTCCGGGGGAGGCGGCCTTTTGCAGAACGCAACCAGCACGCGGAGTCTCCTTTACTACACCGGCGTCATTCGCGCGGCGATCCGAGCCCAAAAGCCCGCGATGATCTTTGCGCAATCGATCGGCCCGCTCGATGCGGTTGGGCGGTTCATGGTTCGCGAGATGTGTCGCGGACTGCGGCGAGCCACGGTCCGGGACGAAACCTCGCGCGCGCTGCTCGAGCGCATTCTCCCAAAGGTGCTCGTCGAGCGGACGGCTGATCCCGTCTGGATGCTGGAGCGCAGCGATGCGGACTTCGATTTAGAAGCCGAGGGTCTCGGCGCGGATAGCGATCCGCTCGCGATCGTGTGCGTCCGCAAGATTCCGGCCTTCGAGCGGGGCGTGCGCGCGATGGCCGCTGCAGTCGATCAACTCTCGGCGCGCGGGGCCAAGGTCGCGTTTCTTCCTTTAGGTGGCCCGGACGATGCCGAGGCATCCACCACCGTGATCCGGGCATGCTCGAGTGCGCCCGTGCTCTTGCCGGCCTTCGAGCTGGAAAAAGCAGCGCACGTAATCGGGCGCGCGCAAGCAGTGATCGGGATGCGCTTGCACGCCGTCATCATCGCGGCGCGGCTAGGTGTTCCGTTTCTGGCGATCCCGTACGATCCCAAAGTTTCGTCGCTGTGCGCCCAGCTTGCTTGGCCGCTTCCGCCGTTGTGGGAGCCCAACAAACGCGGGAGCGGGACGGACCTGGACAACGTGCGCGCGCTGGTCGATCGTTTGTGGGACGAGCGAGAAAGCTTACGCGTGCAACTTGCATCACAACTTGACAAAATGCGCGCACTTGCGCAGCGGAACTTCGACGTGGTAGACGAACTCCTGGCCTAG